From a region of the Salmo trutta chromosome 10, fSalTru1.1, whole genome shotgun sequence genome:
- the LOC115200775 gene encoding mitochondrial Rho GTPase 2 — protein sequence HPATYTHCIGGAKHEARCQDTVFGGTLPVPVGCTTELNHLGHQFLQRLFDKYNEARAASGYLGRRERKGNSQLVQERITQLEKTSDRGTFRRVLRPVVVLEEKQQLSAYLDIHRCLEYLGYLGYPILTQQNTQTTAVTVTRKKAVDLEKGQTQRSVFLCKVIGLRGTGKSAFLQVFLGRNTAEKFLILYEVDVETEFLKASDAACDVACLMYDTNNPHSFDYCASIYKQHYMDSSIPCVVVASKADLPEVRQLHGMTPAEFCYKHRLPPPLPFSGLPLDSTSKNIYTKLAWAAMLPHLNDSDMSNTWLRVTLGAAVVTVLGFAIYRAFAQQK from the exons CACCCAGCTACGTACACTCATTGCATAGGGGGAGCGAAACATGAGGCGAGATGTCAGGATACTGTTTTTGGGGGAAC GCTACCGGTGCCCGTGGGCTGCACCACCGAGCTCAATCATCTGGGTCACCAGTTTCTCCAGAGGCTGTTTGACAAGTATAACGAG GCCAGAGCGGCATCCGGCTACTTGGGTAGAAGAGAAAGAAAAG GGAATTCTCAACTTGTCCAAGAGAGAATTACACAGCTAGAAAAAACATCAGACCGAG ggaccttcagacgagtcttgagGCCTGTGGTTGTCCTAGAGGAAAAACAACA GCTTTCAGCATACCTTGACATCCATCGCTGCCTGGAGTACTTGGGATACCTGGGCTACCCCATCCTTACTCAGCAGAACACCCAAACCACTGCAGTCACAG TGACACGGAAGAAGGCCGTGGACCTGGAGAAGGGCCAGACTCAGCGGTCAGTGTTCCTATGTAAGGTGATTGGACTGCGGGGGACTGGGAAGTCTGCGTTCCTTCAGGTCTTCCTTGGCCGAAACACAGCG GAGAAGTTCCTCATC CTCTACGAGGTGGACGTGGAAACGGAGTTCCTAAAGGCGTCGGACGCTGCGTGCGATGTAGCATGTCTCATGTATGACACAAACAACCCCCACTCCTTCGACTACTGTGCCagtatatacaaa CAACACTACATGGACAGCAGTATTCCCTGTGTGGTGGTGGCCTCCAAGGCAGACCTCCCCGAGGTGAGACAGCTCCACGGGATGACCCCAGCAGAGTTCTGCTACAAACACCGGCTGCCTCCGCCACTCCCATTTTCCGGTCTGCCCCTGGACTCCACCAGCAAGAACATCTACACCAAGCTGGCCTGGGCCGCCATGTTACC ACACCTGAACGACTCCGACATGAGCAACACCTGGCTGAGAGTGACGCTAGGAGCAGCAGTAGTCACAGTCCTAGGCTTTGCCATCTACAGAGCTTTCGCCCAACAGAAATAA